Proteins encoded in a region of the Bacillus sp. T3 genome:
- a CDS encoding acyl-CoA desaturase: MKEFQSFGWYAAKISPHLPEEAFKPVPSRLLGGVAYLIIIISSIVSISLFELNIWFNLLLSIVIGLSFAGIGFLGHEVLHGTVVRHAKLRNFIGAICFFPFTTGPLLWRKWHNSTHHVHTQHTEKDPDTWATAEVILKNPVLRSLFRIPKVFRSILYVLFLFINFNTHSTRMFIRFIKDFNPAKQPSVWIQFLLPWVSWIGLIFLIGPVKWIFAYLIPAMIANFIVSSYIATNHNLNPQTETNDPLANSLTVTVPKWVDVLHYQFSLHTEHHMFPSMNPKYYPLVRDQIKKMWPERYHEMSYLKAMITLVKTPRIYLEEKNLIDLQQGKLFGSLGNGLDPDQLDYKKIETSEFRAEKVIPKQS, translated from the coding sequence ATGAAAGAATTTCAATCGTTTGGATGGTATGCAGCAAAAATTTCACCACATTTACCTGAAGAAGCTTTTAAGCCAGTACCTTCTAGGTTATTAGGGGGCGTCGCTTATTTAATCATAATCATTAGTTCTATTGTTTCAATCAGTCTATTTGAGTTGAATATATGGTTCAATTTATTGCTTTCAATCGTTATTGGACTAAGTTTTGCAGGGATCGGTTTCTTAGGTCACGAGGTTTTACATGGTACAGTTGTCAGACATGCGAAGCTTCGTAATTTTATCGGCGCGATCTGCTTTTTCCCATTTACAACTGGTCCATTATTATGGCGTAAATGGCATAACAGCACCCACCATGTTCATACACAACATACTGAAAAGGATCCAGATACATGGGCTACCGCTGAGGTTATATTAAAGAACCCAGTTTTACGATCTTTATTCAGAATTCCTAAAGTATTCCGTTCGATTCTCTATGTGCTTTTCCTATTTATTAATTTTAATACACATTCAACTAGAATGTTTATTCGTTTTATTAAAGACTTTAACCCAGCTAAGCAGCCATCTGTGTGGATACAATTTTTATTACCGTGGGTATCATGGATTGGTTTAATCTTTTTAATTGGACCTGTGAAGTGGATTTTTGCGTATTTAATACCAGCAATGATTGCGAATTTCATTGTCAGCAGCTATATCGCAACAAACCATAACTTGAATCCACAAACCGAAACAAATGACCCTCTAGCAAACAGTCTAACTGTTACGGTGCCAAAATGGGTGGATGTACTACACTATCAGTTTTCACTTCATACAGAACACCATATGTTCCCTAGTATGAACCCTAAATATTACCCCTTAGTAAGAGATCAGATTAAGAAAATGTGGCCCGAGCGCTATCATGAAATGTCCTATTTAAAGGCGATGATCACACTGGTCAAGACACCAAGAATCTATCTTGAAGAGAAAAATCTTATTGATTTGCAGCAGGGTAAATTATTCGGATCATTAGGAAATGGTTTAGACCCCGATCAACTTGACTACAAAAAAATTGAAACCTCAGAGTTTCGAGCTGAAAAAGTCATTCCAAAACAATCATAA
- a CDS encoding TatD family hydrolase has translation MGRLEKILDAHIHLDQYEDAEIAAMSNVKQIEGVISVSMDLPSCKRNLKLSQLYHFVKPAFGFHPEQPLPTDHALSELLFWMEVNKDKMVAIGEVGLPFFMRAENKISPKEYERYIELLEMFVKQAKILDKPLALHAVYSDAPIVCDILEKYSVTKAHFHWFKGDKRTIDRMIENGYFVSITPELVMNEEESVKLLDAFPLNQIMLETDGPWPFEGPYSRRRTHPIMIIDGLKKVSERKKISLKEATKQIYDNTHKFYGI, from the coding sequence GTGGGTAGATTGGAAAAAATACTCGATGCACATATTCACTTAGATCAATATGAAGATGCTGAAATTGCTGCTATGTCAAACGTGAAACAGATAGAAGGAGTCATCTCAGTTTCAATGGATTTACCATCCTGTAAAAGAAATCTAAAATTGTCACAGCTCTATCATTTCGTTAAGCCAGCTTTCGGTTTTCATCCTGAGCAGCCTCTACCAACAGATCATGCGCTTTCTGAACTCCTATTCTGGATGGAAGTGAACAAAGATAAAATGGTTGCAATTGGAGAAGTCGGGCTACCATTTTTTATGCGTGCAGAGAATAAAATTTCACCGAAAGAATATGAACGGTACATCGAATTATTAGAGATGTTTGTGAAACAGGCGAAAATTTTGGATAAGCCGCTCGCATTACATGCAGTTTATTCTGATGCTCCAATTGTTTGCGACATACTTGAAAAGTATTCCGTTACCAAAGCGCATTTTCACTGGTTTAAAGGTGATAAAAGAACCATCGATAGAATGATAGAAAATGGGTACTTTGTTTCGATTACGCCTGAATTGGTAATGAACGAAGAGGAAAGTGTGAAATTGCTTGATGCATTTCCATTGAATCAGATTATGCTAGAAACGGATGGTCCGTGGCCGTTTGAAGGTCCTTATTCCAGGAGACGCACTCATCCCATAATGATTATAGATGGTCTAAAAAAAGTATCAGAACGAAAAAAGATTTCACTTAAAGAAGCTACAAAGCAAATATACGATAATACACATAAATTTTATGGAATTTAA
- a CDS encoding ABC transporter ATP-binding protein, whose product MSHLSVSHITKSFEQNKVLSDLTFSIAQEEFVSILGPSGSGKSTIFNLIGGILIPEMGEIILDGKNINGKRGSISYMPQTPALLPWRTVLDNVLLGSELQGKKDRNQAVEMLNKAGLKDYVYARPHELSGGMKQRVAFIRALLSPQSLILLDEPFSALDELTRLEMQKWLMSIWEENKRTVLFVTHSIEEALFLSDRIYVLSNRPANVAAEFKVPFKRPRKQELLLQEDFLKCKREIYYTLT is encoded by the coding sequence TTGAGCCATTTATCAGTCAGTCACATTACGAAAAGCTTTGAACAAAACAAGGTATTATCCGACCTAACTTTTTCTATCGCTCAAGAAGAATTCGTCTCGATTCTAGGTCCCTCTGGAAGTGGTAAGAGTACCATTTTTAATTTGATTGGTGGAATATTAATCCCTGAAATGGGGGAAATCATCCTTGATGGCAAAAATATTAATGGGAAGCGCGGTTCAATCAGCTATATGCCGCAGACACCTGCCCTTTTGCCATGGCGTACAGTCTTAGACAACGTTCTATTAGGGAGTGAGCTACAAGGAAAAAAGGATCGTAATCAAGCGGTTGAAATGTTAAATAAAGCTGGCCTAAAGGACTATGTATACGCTCGACCTCATGAGCTCTCTGGTGGGATGAAACAGCGTGTGGCATTTATTCGTGCATTATTGAGTCCGCAGTCACTTATTCTTTTAGATGAGCCCTTTTCTGCGTTAGATGAACTAACGCGGTTAGAGATGCAAAAATGGCTCATGTCCATTTGGGAAGAGAATAAACGGACAGTGTTATTTGTGACCCATTCGATTGAAGAAGCGTTATTTTTGTCTGATCGAATATACGTTTTATCAAATAGACCTGCTAATGTTGCAGCAGAATTCAAAGTACCTTTCAAACGACCTAGAAAGCAAGAGCTGCTGTTACAAGAAGACTTCCTAAAATGTAAGCGCGAGATTTATTATACTCTAACGTAA
- a CDS encoding ABC transporter permease — protein MKRNNRLMKGWRPVVVLLLLFFLWEALVKQLDVEEWLLPAPSTIFVEAYHGWNNYFPDLLSTVTIAVEGFAVSAAIGLIVAILLQLVPWIRDAVYPLLILSQNVPIIVLAPLLVIWFGFGLMPKLIVITLICFFPITVAALDGFKHVPLSHRHYMLMAGASKYQLFWKLEWPYALPSIFSGLKISATYSVMGAVISEWLGAEKGIGVYMTLASSSFRTDKVFVAIFSIMLLSLLFFAGIIALEKYIIRWQGKGGEVD, from the coding sequence ATGAAACGAAACAATAGATTAATGAAAGGATGGAGACCCGTTGTGGTTCTCCTTCTTTTGTTCTTTTTATGGGAAGCTTTAGTTAAACAATTGGACGTTGAAGAATGGCTTCTGCCAGCACCGTCAACTATTTTTGTCGAAGCCTACCATGGTTGGAATAATTATTTTCCAGATTTACTTTCAACCGTAACGATTGCGGTCGAAGGATTTGCTGTTAGTGCTGCAATTGGATTAATCGTGGCCATTCTTCTTCAATTAGTTCCGTGGATTCGGGACGCGGTGTATCCACTCCTTATTTTATCGCAAAATGTTCCGATTATTGTCCTAGCGCCACTATTAGTTATTTGGTTTGGTTTCGGGTTGATGCCGAAGTTAATTGTCATTACGTTAATCTGCTTTTTCCCGATTACTGTGGCAGCGCTTGATGGCTTTAAACATGTTCCACTGTCACATCGTCACTATATGTTAATGGCAGGGGCATCTAAATATCAATTATTTTGGAAGCTGGAATGGCCCTATGCTCTTCCTTCCATTTTTTCTGGATTAAAAATATCCGCTACCTATAGTGTAATGGGAGCGGTTATTTCTGAATGGCTCGGAGCTGAAAAAGGAATTGGTGTGTATATGACGCTGGCTTCGTCTTCATTTCGAACGGACAAGGTATTTGTTGCAATATTCTCGATTATGCTCCTTAGTTTGTTGTTTTTTGCTGGGATTATTGCCTTGGAAAAATATATTATTCGTTGGCAGGGCAAAGGTGGTGAAGTGGATTGA
- a CDS encoding thiamine-binding protein, whose translation MANALVSIQIIPKTANGEDVIPYVDEAISIIHESGVKYEVHPLETTMEGELSLLFTIIEKMNQRMIEIGSRNVISQIKVLYQPEGITMDTLTEKYR comes from the coding sequence ATGGCTAATGCTCTCGTGAGTATACAAATTATACCAAAGACGGCGAATGGGGAAGATGTCATTCCTTATGTAGATGAAGCAATCTCGATTATTCACGAATCAGGTGTAAAATATGAAGTTCATCCTTTAGAAACAACGATGGAAGGTGAACTCTCACTGTTGTTTACCATTATTGAAAAAATGAATCAGCGCATGATTGAAATCGGAAGTAGAAATGTGATCTCTCAAATAAAGGTACTTTATCAACCGGAAGGAATTACGATGGACACCTTGACGGAGAAATATCGATGA
- a CDS encoding ABC transporter substrate-binding protein yields the protein MKKWLGLLLAALLITGCSAEKKEDAKADKESGKELKKISVVLDWTPNTNHTGLYVAKEKGYFKEEGLDVDIIMPGEAGADQLVASGKSQFGVGYQEGVTQARIQGVPLVSIAAVIQHNTSGFASLSEKNIVSPKDFEGKSYGGWGSPVEKSVIDSLMKKENADVNKVKIVNIGDADFFTAVKKDIDFAWIYYGWTGVEAELRGEKINMMYLTDYSDKLDYYTPVLTTNEKMISENPEVVKAFLKAAAKGYEYSINNPSDAADILIKAAPDLDADLVKKSQEWLAPKYKDDAARWGEQKLEVWENYASWMFENGLLDKELDADKAFTNEFLPE from the coding sequence ATGAAGAAGTGGCTAGGTCTCTTGCTTGCAGCTTTGTTAATAACAGGTTGTAGTGCGGAAAAGAAGGAAGATGCGAAAGCTGATAAAGAAAGTGGAAAAGAGCTTAAAAAAATTAGTGTGGTGCTGGATTGGACTCCAAATACAAACCACACTGGATTGTATGTGGCAAAGGAAAAGGGTTACTTTAAAGAAGAGGGACTTGATGTTGATATTATTATGCCTGGTGAAGCAGGTGCGGATCAGTTAGTCGCGTCTGGTAAATCACAATTTGGGGTTGGCTACCAAGAAGGCGTAACACAGGCTCGAATTCAAGGGGTTCCACTTGTATCAATCGCAGCCGTTATTCAGCACAATACGTCCGGCTTTGCTTCTTTATCTGAGAAAAATATTGTATCTCCGAAGGATTTTGAAGGAAAATCATATGGCGGCTGGGGATCACCTGTTGAAAAATCCGTGATTGATTCACTTATGAAAAAGGAAAATGCAGATGTTAATAAGGTGAAAATTGTCAATATTGGTGATGCCGATTTCTTTACAGCGGTTAAGAAGGATATTGATTTTGCTTGGATTTATTATGGTTGGACGGGCGTTGAAGCAGAGTTACGTGGTGAAAAAATCAACATGATGTACTTAACGGATTACTCCGATAAGTTAGATTATTATACACCAGTGTTGACGACAAATGAAAAAATGATTAGCGAAAATCCAGAAGTAGTTAAAGCCTTTTTAAAGGCAGCAGCAAAGGGATATGAATATTCAATTAATAACCCAAGTGACGCTGCGGATATTCTTATTAAAGCAGCTCCAGATTTAGATGCTGACCTTGTGAAAAAAAGCCAAGAGTGGCTCGCACCTAAATACAAAGACGATGCAGCACGTTGGGGTGAACAAAAGCTAGAAGTTTGGGAAAATTATGCATCATGGATGTTTGAAAATGGTCTTTTAGACAAGGAATTAGATGCTGATAAAGCATTTACGAATGAGTTTTTACCTGAATAG
- a CDS encoding PAS domain-containing protein: MKHNDATDKNVNEVTRTKLPEIDLQVHSSHGIIDEQWDQRKELNPQQILINEKTVYAVDQAMNVVITDINGNVLYGNRNIFDLTLYKPEEIIGGHSRVFNAQFHSNDFFKNMWDTILSGNIWRGDLKNKRKDGKIIWVRLIITPLLDQSGKPYQFVALKEDITEKKKSNFSLLKRISSLVQ; encoded by the coding sequence ATGAAGCACAACGATGCAACCGATAAAAATGTAAACGAAGTAACTAGAACAAAACTTCCTGAAATAGACCTACAGGTACACTCTTCTCATGGAATTATTGATGAACAATGGGATCAACGGAAAGAATTAAATCCACAACAAATATTAATTAATGAAAAAACAGTTTATGCGGTCGATCAAGCAATGAACGTTGTTATAACGGACATCAATGGAAATGTATTGTATGGAAATCGGAATATTTTTGATTTAACTCTTTATAAACCTGAAGAAATAATTGGTGGTCATTCAAGAGTATTTAATGCACAATTCCACTCAAATGATTTTTTCAAAAACATGTGGGATACCATTCTGTCAGGTAATATTTGGCGAGGAGATCTCAAAAACAAAAGAAAAGACGGAAAAATTATTTGGGTCCGATTAATTATTACTCCGTTATTAGACCAATCAGGGAAACCCTATCAATTTGTAGCATTAAAAGAGGATATAACAGAAAAAAAGAAATCGAATTTCAGCTTGCTCAAAAGGATAAGCAGCTTAGTGCAATAA
- a CDS encoding sensor domain-containing diguanylate cyclase produces MNQFGEITYLNPAFERVLDFPSFDAIGANLESFFDNEDHLYWCNMIEEIIKNPIESIRNQVKLRHRDGSTRWCDVVFTNYLADPHINGIVFNIRDFTKQKEATDIVNQLANFDFLTGLPNRRHFENYLRDSLKSAKKDNSRLALLFVDLDGFKHINDTLGHEIGDLLLKGVGERITSFFEETAFVSRLGGDEFAVVIPNVNEYVYLQLLAENLVKAFNLPFIVAEYKLNVSASIGISIYPIAGEDMGTLLKKADVAMYRAKHNGKNHYQLYIPSMEQNTVNTLIE; encoded by the coding sequence ATGAATCAATTCGGAGAGATCACCTATTTAAATCCGGCTTTCGAACGAGTACTCGACTTTCCCTCCTTTGATGCGATTGGAGCCAATTTAGAGTCATTCTTTGACAACGAAGATCACCTTTATTGGTGTAATATGATTGAGGAGATCATTAAAAATCCTATCGAATCAATCCGTAATCAAGTTAAATTGAGACACAGGGATGGAAGTACGCGCTGGTGTGATGTTGTCTTCACAAATTATTTAGCGGACCCACATATTAATGGTATAGTATTCAACATTCGCGATTTTACAAAACAAAAAGAGGCAACAGATATAGTAAACCAACTCGCAAATTTTGACTTTTTGACAGGTCTACCAAACCGGCGGCATTTTGAAAACTATTTACGAGATTCTTTAAAAAGTGCTAAAAAGGATAATAGCCGTCTAGCCCTCTTGTTCGTAGATTTAGATGGATTCAAACATATAAATGATACACTTGGACACGAAATTGGTGATCTCCTTTTAAAGGGAGTTGGAGAACGGATTACAAGTTTTTTTGAAGAAACTGCTTTTGTCTCTAGACTTGGTGGGGATGAGTTTGCCGTTGTTATACCAAATGTTAATGAATATGTTTATCTGCAACTGCTTGCTGAAAACCTAGTTAAAGCTTTCAACCTTCCGTTTATAGTTGCAGAGTATAAATTAAACGTGTCCGCGAGTATTGGTATTAGCATTTATCCTATTGCTGGTGAGGATATGGGGACTCTATTAAAAAAAGCAGATGTTGCTATGTATCGAGCAAAGCATAATGGAAAAAATCATTATCAGCTCTATATTCCTTCGATGGAGCAGAATACCGTTAATACGTTAATAGAATAG
- a CDS encoding LTA synthase family protein — protein sequence MKKFLTAPKKLLSGSLSLFFLAVILFWIKTYAAYLIEFDLGIDNRIQKFLLFINPLSSTLLFLGIALLFRKRGQNVTLIIVNFILSFLLYANVVYYRFFSDFITVPVLLQTKTNAGQLGDSVLSLMSPWDVFYFTDTILLILFLVFKVVKPLHGNNRRPAAFVLAAAVIVFLFNLGLAEKDRPELLTRSFDRNYLVKYLGAYNFTIYDIVQNARSSSQRAMADSSDIVDVENYIKANYAAPNPAYFGQAKGKNVIYVSMESLQSFIIDYKINDLEVTPFLNSLAHSGEAFYFNNLFHQTGQGKTSDAEFMMENSLFPMSQGSVFVNKAQNTYQAMPGILKTQGYTSAAFHGNYKTFWNRSEIYKAFGYDKFFDAEYYDMSEENTKYYGMKDVPFFEESIPLLTSLKQPFYSKFITLSNHFPFGMDEGDTDFPKGDFGNNDVVNSYFQSAHYMDQALQKFFNDLKAAGLYENTIIVLYGDHYGISENHNEAMSKVLGKEITPFETAQLQRVPVFIVAPGVKGGIINSYGGQVDVMPTVLHLLGIDTKDYLQMGTDLLSPDHNQTVPFRNGDFVSPELTSVGGKIYNNATGELIDTELDKELSDQVSTRLKISDEIVTKDLLRFYTPEGFTPIDPKDYQYVKGKDSK from the coding sequence ATGAAAAAGTTTTTAACAGCTCCAAAAAAACTACTAAGTGGATCGCTTTCTTTATTCTTCTTAGCAGTTATTCTGTTTTGGATCAAAACGTATGCAGCCTACCTAATAGAATTTGATTTAGGAATCGATAATAGGATACAAAAATTCTTATTGTTTATTAATCCTTTAAGCTCTACCTTGCTATTTTTAGGAATTGCGTTATTGTTCCGTAAACGTGGACAAAACGTAACTCTTATTATTGTGAATTTTATTCTGTCCTTCCTTTTGTATGCAAATGTTGTATATTATCGCTTTTTTAGTGATTTTATTACAGTCCCAGTTCTTTTGCAGACAAAAACGAATGCCGGTCAACTTGGAGATAGTGTTTTGTCACTAATGTCTCCTTGGGATGTATTTTATTTTACCGATACTATTCTATTAATCTTGTTTTTAGTATTTAAAGTAGTTAAACCTTTACACGGGAACAATCGACGTCCTGCTGCCTTTGTACTTGCCGCTGCCGTTATTGTTTTCTTGTTTAATCTCGGCTTAGCAGAAAAGGATCGTCCTGAACTGTTGACTCGTTCTTTTGACCGAAACTACTTAGTTAAATATTTAGGTGCTTATAATTTTACAATCTATGATATTGTTCAAAATGCCCGCTCATCAAGTCAACGAGCGATGGCGGATAGCAGTGATATTGTTGACGTCGAAAACTATATAAAAGCAAACTACGCTGCTCCAAACCCAGCATACTTTGGTCAGGCTAAAGGGAAGAACGTAATCTATGTTTCGATGGAATCACTTCAGTCCTTTATCATTGATTATAAAATTAATGACCTTGAAGTAACACCATTCTTAAACTCTTTAGCACATAGTGGTGAGGCATTTTATTTTAATAACCTATTCCACCAGACTGGACAAGGAAAAACATCTGATGCTGAATTTATGATGGAAAACTCACTTTTCCCAATGTCACAGGGATCTGTCTTTGTGAATAAAGCGCAGAATACTTACCAGGCTATGCCAGGGATTTTAAAAACCCAAGGTTATACATCAGCAGCATTTCACGGAAACTATAAAACATTCTGGAATCGAAGCGAAATTTATAAAGCCTTTGGTTATGATAAATTTTTCGATGCCGAATATTATGATATGAGTGAGGAAAACACCAAGTATTATGGAATGAAGGATGTCCCATTCTTTGAAGAATCAATTCCTTTATTAACAAGTTTAAAACAACCTTTTTACTCTAAATTTATTACGCTATCAAACCATTTCCCATTTGGAATGGATGAGGGTGATACAGATTTTCCAAAAGGTGATTTTGGTAACAATGATGTTGTAAATAGTTATTTCCAATCTGCTCATTATATGGACCAAGCGTTACAAAAATTCTTTAATGATTTAAAAGCTGCTGGTTTATACGAGAATACGATTATTGTCCTTTATGGTGATCACTATGGTATATCAGAAAACCATAATGAAGCGATGTCAAAAGTACTCGGTAAAGAAATCACTCCATTTGAAACTGCTCAATTGCAGCGTGTTCCAGTGTTTATCGTGGCACCAGGTGTTAAAGGTGGAATCATCAATTCATACGGTGGACAGGTGGACGTTATGCCAACTGTATTACACCTTTTGGGAATCGATACGAAGGACTATTTGCAAATGGGTACAGATCTTTTATCACCAGATCACAACCAAACCGTACCATTCCGTAATGGAGACTTTGTATCTCCAGAACTTACGAGTGTTGGTGGCAAAATATATAACAATGCAACAGGTGAACTAATTGATACTGAATTAGATAAGGAGTTATCTGATCAGGTTAGTACAAGACTTAAAATATCTGACGAAATCGTTACGAAGGATTTATTAAGATTCTATACTCCTGAAGGATTTACACCAATAGATCCAAAAGATTATCAGTATGTAAAAGGAAAAGATAGTAAATAA
- a CDS encoding CAP domain-containing protein, protein MLKKILLSAFVLFMSMPVFSKAEITMFKEPPFEFYKVSAGDSFWFIAQRYGLDYKQLMALNPNVQPYNMHIGEIIRLKPSAESPSTFQNQVAQLVNAERAKHGLKPLVHRADLKNVAQKKAEDMINSNYFSHTSPNYGSPFDMMKTFGISYSSAGENIAKGQTTPEQVMNSWMNSSGHRANILNSSYNTIGVGFYHGAWVQMFIQSR, encoded by the coding sequence ATGCTGAAGAAGATTTTGCTTTCTGCGTTTGTCTTGTTTATGTCTATGCCTGTTTTCTCAAAGGCTGAAATAACAATGTTCAAAGAACCGCCTTTTGAATTTTACAAGGTTTCAGCAGGTGATTCTTTTTGGTTTATTGCACAGCGATATGGACTAGATTATAAGCAATTAATGGCACTTAATCCAAATGTCCAGCCATATAATATGCATATTGGTGAAATCATTCGCTTGAAACCGTCTGCAGAAAGCCCAAGTACATTCCAAAACCAAGTGGCACAGTTAGTGAATGCTGAACGTGCTAAGCATGGTTTAAAGCCGCTTGTTCATCGCGCAGACCTAAAAAATGTTGCTCAGAAAAAAGCAGAAGATATGATTAACTCAAATTATTTTTCCCATACCAGTCCAAACTATGGTTCACCCTTTGATATGATGAAGACATTCGGTATTTCTTACTCAAGTGCGGGTGAAAATATCGCAAAGGGTCAAACCACACCGGAACAAGTAATGAATTCATGGATGAATTCTTCAGGTCATCGCGCAAATATCTTAAACTCAAGCTACAATACTATAGGTGTTGGCTTCTATCACGGCGCTTGGGTTCAAATGTTTATTCAATCTCGTTAA
- a CDS encoding glycosyltransferase has translation MDTLFFHSLAYYFTWFFAIYMAVVILFYSFIFFQSILQLRKEYRLNREQLFHDTMNEINMKPISILVPAYNEELGVVQSIRSLLAINYPSFEVVVINDGSNDQTLEKVIEHYDMVEIERAIRKQIKTAPIRKLYQSKIYPELFLIDKENGGKADALNVGLNFAHYPYFCSLDGDSVLERDAFLKVMKPIIDSNEEVVASGGSVRIANGCDIRGGHLVKVGLSKNPLVMMQIIEYLRAFLMGRIGLSKHNLLLIISGAFGVFSKSLIIEAGGYNPNTVGEDMELIVRVHRLIKEKGLKKKVVYIPDPVCWTEVPESWRYLRRQRRRWHRGLFESLWTHRKLTFNPKYGLIGLVSFPYFWIIEFFGPVVELSGYLFIVISIFVGGVYIEFAIIVFLLSCLYGSLFSMTAVLLEEWSLRKYPKVSQIMMLFLYSITESLWYRPLTVLWRIEGIWQQMIGDKSWGEMKRKGVSR, from the coding sequence ATGGATACTCTCTTTTTTCACAGCCTAGCTTATTATTTTACATGGTTTTTTGCTATCTATATGGCGGTGGTCATCCTTTTTTATTCATTTATTTTCTTTCAGTCCATCCTCCAGCTTCGGAAGGAGTACCGCCTCAATCGGGAGCAATTATTTCATGATACGATGAATGAAATTAATATGAAACCAATCTCGATTCTTGTTCCTGCTTATAATGAAGAGCTGGGCGTTGTTCAAAGCATTCGATCATTACTCGCAATCAACTATCCAAGCTTTGAAGTTGTTGTGATTAATGACGGTTCGAATGACCAGACGCTAGAAAAAGTAATTGAGCATTACGATATGGTAGAGATTGAAAGAGCGATTCGCAAGCAAATAAAAACGGCACCCATTCGAAAATTATATCAGTCTAAAATTTATCCTGAACTTTTTCTAATCGATAAAGAAAATGGTGGGAAAGCGGATGCTCTCAATGTTGGGTTGAATTTTGCCCATTATCCTTATTTTTGTTCTTTAGATGGAGATTCTGTTCTAGAACGAGATGCCTTTTTAAAAGTAATGAAACCTATTATTGACTCCAATGAAGAAGTGGTTGCTTCAGGAGGCAGTGTTCGCATCGCAAACGGTTGTGATATTCGTGGCGGCCACCTAGTTAAGGTTGGATTATCAAAAAATCCATTAGTGATGATGCAAATTATTGAATACTTAAGGGCATTTTTAATGGGACGAATTGGACTCAGTAAACATAACCTCCTGCTAATTATTTCTGGGGCCTTTGGAGTTTTTTCGAAAAGCTTGATCATCGAGGCGGGTGGATATAACCCCAATACGGTCGGAGAAGATATGGAGCTTATCGTTCGTGTTCATCGCCTCATTAAAGAAAAAGGTTTAAAGAAAAAAGTGGTTTATATTCCTGATCCAGTTTGTTGGACAGAGGTTCCAGAAAGTTGGAGATATTTGCGCAGACAAAGGCGTAGATGGCATCGAGGTTTATTTGAAAGCCTTTGGACACATCGCAAACTAACCTTTAATCCTAAATATGGATTAATCGGTCTCGTTTCATTCCCATATTTTTGGATTATCGAGTTTTTTGGACCAGTTGTCGAACTCTCAGGTTATCTTTTTATCGTGATCAGTATTTTTGTTGGTGGAGTGTATATCGAGTTTGCCATTATCGTCTTTTTATTATCCTGCTTGTATGGGTCGTTATTTTCCATGACGGCAGTCCTGCTTGAAGAATGGAGTCTGCGAAAATATCCAAAGGTTTCACAAATTATGATGTTATTCCTTTATTCGATAACCGAATCACTTTGGTATCGTCCTTTAACTGTATTATGGCGAATTGAAGGAATTTGGCAGCAAATGATCGGTGACAAGAGTTGGGGAGAAATGAAGCGAAAAGGTGTATCCCGATGA